One Penaeus monodon isolate SGIC_2016 chromosome 37, NSTDA_Pmon_1, whole genome shotgun sequence genomic region harbors:
- the LOC119596327 gene encoding 6-phosphofructo-2-kinase/fructose-2,6-bisphosphatase-like isoform X4, producing MDIPGCVCGRGSGVAGSLSGSMGMNAAWPEENGMSASSSMSTSLLTKTKPFPIRGERANYVNTPHVIVMVGLPARGKTYMAKKLTRYLNWIGIKTKVFNLGEYRRRATHMYKNHNFFRTDNEEAMALRERCAMDALDDVCDWLDNSGGEVAVFDATNTTMHRRRLIYNIIVEKMEYKLFYVESICDDPSIIEANIRDVKINGPDYPRSTPHSSKSPGHPCSQEVKVNSPDYRGMTSEEALEDFLQRIEHYMEQYQPLDEALEDHLSFMKVYNTGQKVVVHKHEGHIQARIVYYLMNTHVTPRTIYLARHGESAYNQLGKIGGDSDLSERGCKFGNALAEYIKEQKIPKLRVWTSWMKRTIQTAEGIDAPQERWKALNEIDAGICEEMTYAEIKSKFPEDFAARDQNKFSYRYPRGESYEDLVARLEPVIMELERQGNVLLIAHQAVLRCLLAYFLDKPSDELAYIEVPLHTVIKLTPVAYGCEVEYISLNVECVNTHRPRPEVGCKKIQSPIPCALSLQQNSC from the exons ATGGATATCCCAGGATGTGTGTGTGGCCGTGGAAGTGGGGTTGCAGGATCCCTGAGTGGCAGTATGGGTATGAATGCAGCATGGCCAGAGGAGAATGGAATGTCTGCAAGTTCTTCCATGTCTACAAGCCTTCTTACTAAGACAAAACCTTTTCCTATCAGAG GAGAGCGTGCCAATTATGTCAACACACCACATGTCATTGTTATGGTGGGTCTGCCTGCAAGAGGAAAAACCTACATGGCTAAAAAGCTGACAAGGTACCTCAACTGGATTGGCATAAAAACAAAAG TGTTCAACTTGGGCGAGTACCGTCGACGTGCCACCCACATGTACAAGAACCATAACTTCTTCCGTACGGACAATGAGGAAGCAATGGCTCTCAGGGAACGGTGCGCAATGGATGCCCTGGACGATGTTTGTGACTGGCTTGATAATAGTGGGGGAGAAGTTGCT GTCTTTGATGCTACGAATACAACAATGCATCGCCGGCGattaatatacaatatcattGTGGAGAAAATGGAGTACAAGCTGTTCTATGTAGAGTCGATTTGTGACGACCCATCCATCATTgaggcaaatattagg GATGTGAAGATCAACGGCCCAGACTATCCAAGGTCGACACCTCATAGTAGTAAATCTCCTGGGCATCCTTGCTCTCAA GAGGTAAAGGTAAACAGCCCAGACTATCGTGGAATGACATCAGAGGAGGCACTTGAGGACTTCTTGCAGAGGATTGAGCATTATATGGAACAATATCAACCTCTTGATGAAGCCTTGGAAGATCACCTCTCCTTCATGAAAGTCTATAATACAG GGCAGAAGGTGGTCGTTCACAAGCATGAGGGACACATCCAGGCACGTATTGTGTATTACTTGATGAATACTCATGTCACTCCCAGAACCATCTATCTTGCACGA CATGGAGAAAGTGCTTACAACCAATTGGGCAAGATTGGAGGGGACTCTGACTTGAGTGAACGTGGGTGTAAATTTGGAAATGCCCTTGCAGAATACATTAAGGAACAGAAGATACCTAAA TTACGGGTTTGGACCTCTTGGATGAAGCGTACGATTCAGACAGCAGAGGGCATTGATGCTCCTCAGGAAAGGTGGAAGGCACTGAATGAAATTGATGCA GGAATTTGTGAAGAGATGACATATGCTGAAATCAAATCAAAGTTCCCAGAAGACTTTGCTGCTCGTGACCAGAATAAATTCAG CTACCGTTATCCCCGAGGTGAGAGCTATGAGGACTTGGTAGCACGTCTGGAACCTGTAATTATGGAGCTTGAACGCCAGGGAAATGTCCTTCTGATTGCACATCAAGCAGTCCTGAGATGTCTTCTTGCATACTTCCTTGACAAACCTTCTG ATGAGCTGGCCTACATTGAAGTTCCACTCCATACAGTCATCAAACTAACTCCTGTGGCCTATGGATGTGAGGTGGAATATATCTCTCTAAACGTTGAGTGTGTCAACACCCATCGTCCGAGGCCAGAGGTAGGGTGCAAGAAGATCCAGTCCCCTATACCTTGTGCATTGTCCTTGCAGCAGAACTCGTGCTAG
- the LOC119596327 gene encoding 6-phosphofructo-2-kinase/fructose-2,6-bisphosphatase-like isoform X1, with protein MRDKPDVAKTSSTWVSPSPRRRRRPQAMDIPGCVCGRGSGVAGSLSGSMGMNAAWPEENGMSASSSMSTSLLTKTKPFPIRGERANYVNTPHVIVMVGLPARGKTYMAKKLTRYLNWIGIKTKVFNLGEYRRRATHMYKNHNFFRTDNEEAMALRERCAMDALDDVCDWLDNSGGEVAVFDATNTTMHRRRLIYNIIVEKMEYKLFYVESICDDPSIIEANIRDVKINGPDYPRSTPHSSKSPGHPCSQEVKVNSPDYRGMTSEEALEDFLQRIEHYMEQYQPLDEALEDHLSFMKVYNTGQKVVVHKHEGHIQARIVYYLMNTHVTPRTIYLARHGESAYNQLGKIGGDSDLSERGCKFGNALAEYIKEQKIPKLRVWTSWMKRTIQTAEGIDAPQERWKALNEIDAGICEEMTYAEIKSKFPEDFAARDQNKFSYRYPRGESYEDLVARLEPVIMELERQGNVLLIAHQAVLRCLLAYFLDKPSDELAYIEVPLHTVIKLTPVAYGCEVEYISLNVECVNTHRPRPEVGCKKIQSPIPCALSLQQNSC; from the exons GAGACGTCCCCAAGCCATGGATATCCCAGGATGTGTGTGTGGCCGTGGAAGTGGGGTTGCAGGATCCCTGAGTGGCAGTATGGGTATGAATGCAGCATGGCCAGAGGAGAATGGAATGTCTGCAAGTTCTTCCATGTCTACAAGCCTTCTTACTAAGACAAAACCTTTTCCTATCAGAG GAGAGCGTGCCAATTATGTCAACACACCACATGTCATTGTTATGGTGGGTCTGCCTGCAAGAGGAAAAACCTACATGGCTAAAAAGCTGACAAGGTACCTCAACTGGATTGGCATAAAAACAAAAG TGTTCAACTTGGGCGAGTACCGTCGACGTGCCACCCACATGTACAAGAACCATAACTTCTTCCGTACGGACAATGAGGAAGCAATGGCTCTCAGGGAACGGTGCGCAATGGATGCCCTGGACGATGTTTGTGACTGGCTTGATAATAGTGGGGGAGAAGTTGCT GTCTTTGATGCTACGAATACAACAATGCATCGCCGGCGattaatatacaatatcattGTGGAGAAAATGGAGTACAAGCTGTTCTATGTAGAGTCGATTTGTGACGACCCATCCATCATTgaggcaaatattagg GATGTGAAGATCAACGGCCCAGACTATCCAAGGTCGACACCTCATAGTAGTAAATCTCCTGGGCATCCTTGCTCTCAA GAGGTAAAGGTAAACAGCCCAGACTATCGTGGAATGACATCAGAGGAGGCACTTGAGGACTTCTTGCAGAGGATTGAGCATTATATGGAACAATATCAACCTCTTGATGAAGCCTTGGAAGATCACCTCTCCTTCATGAAAGTCTATAATACAG GGCAGAAGGTGGTCGTTCACAAGCATGAGGGACACATCCAGGCACGTATTGTGTATTACTTGATGAATACTCATGTCACTCCCAGAACCATCTATCTTGCACGA CATGGAGAAAGTGCTTACAACCAATTGGGCAAGATTGGAGGGGACTCTGACTTGAGTGAACGTGGGTGTAAATTTGGAAATGCCCTTGCAGAATACATTAAGGAACAGAAGATACCTAAA TTACGGGTTTGGACCTCTTGGATGAAGCGTACGATTCAGACAGCAGAGGGCATTGATGCTCCTCAGGAAAGGTGGAAGGCACTGAATGAAATTGATGCA GGAATTTGTGAAGAGATGACATATGCTGAAATCAAATCAAAGTTCCCAGAAGACTTTGCTGCTCGTGACCAGAATAAATTCAG CTACCGTTATCCCCGAGGTGAGAGCTATGAGGACTTGGTAGCACGTCTGGAACCTGTAATTATGGAGCTTGAACGCCAGGGAAATGTCCTTCTGATTGCACATCAAGCAGTCCTGAGATGTCTTCTTGCATACTTCCTTGACAAACCTTCTG ATGAGCTGGCCTACATTGAAGTTCCACTCCATACAGTCATCAAACTAACTCCTGTGGCCTATGGATGTGAGGTGGAATATATCTCTCTAAACGTTGAGTGTGTCAACACCCATCGTCCGAGGCCAGAGGTAGGGTGCAAGAAGATCCAGTCCCCTATACCTTGTGCATTGTCCTTGCAGCAGAACTCGTGCTAG
- the LOC119596327 gene encoding 6-phosphofructo-2-kinase/fructose-2,6-bisphosphatase-like isoform X2, producing MRDKPDVAKTSSTWVSPSPRRRRRPQAMDIPGCVCGRGSGVAGSLSGSMGMNAAWPEENGMSASSSMSTSLLTKTKPFPIRGERANYVNTPHVIVMVGLPARGKTYMAKKLTRYLNWIGIKTKVFNLGEYRRRATHMYKNHNFFRTDNEEAMALRERCAMDALDDVCDWLDNSGGEVAVFDATNTTMHRRRLIYNIIVEKMEYKLFYVESICDDPSIIEANIRDVKINGPDYPRSTPHSSKSPGHPCSQEVKVNSPDYRGMTSEEALEDFLQRIEHYMEQYQPLDEALEDHLSFMKVYNTGQKVVVHKHEGHIQARIVYYLMNTHVTPRTIYLARHGESAYNQLGKIGGDSDLSERGCKFGNALAEYIKEQKIPKLRVWTSWMKRTIQTAEGIDAPQERWKALNEIDAGICEEMTYAEIKSKFPEDFAARDQNKFSYRYPRGESYEDLVARLEPVIMELERQGNVLLIAHQAVLRCLLAYFLDKPSDELAYIEVPLHTVIKLTPVAYGCEVEYISLNVECVNTHRPRPEVPGSLDPDLFFEVADMDT from the exons GAGACGTCCCCAAGCCATGGATATCCCAGGATGTGTGTGTGGCCGTGGAAGTGGGGTTGCAGGATCCCTGAGTGGCAGTATGGGTATGAATGCAGCATGGCCAGAGGAGAATGGAATGTCTGCAAGTTCTTCCATGTCTACAAGCCTTCTTACTAAGACAAAACCTTTTCCTATCAGAG GAGAGCGTGCCAATTATGTCAACACACCACATGTCATTGTTATGGTGGGTCTGCCTGCAAGAGGAAAAACCTACATGGCTAAAAAGCTGACAAGGTACCTCAACTGGATTGGCATAAAAACAAAAG TGTTCAACTTGGGCGAGTACCGTCGACGTGCCACCCACATGTACAAGAACCATAACTTCTTCCGTACGGACAATGAGGAAGCAATGGCTCTCAGGGAACGGTGCGCAATGGATGCCCTGGACGATGTTTGTGACTGGCTTGATAATAGTGGGGGAGAAGTTGCT GTCTTTGATGCTACGAATACAACAATGCATCGCCGGCGattaatatacaatatcattGTGGAGAAAATGGAGTACAAGCTGTTCTATGTAGAGTCGATTTGTGACGACCCATCCATCATTgaggcaaatattagg GATGTGAAGATCAACGGCCCAGACTATCCAAGGTCGACACCTCATAGTAGTAAATCTCCTGGGCATCCTTGCTCTCAA GAGGTAAAGGTAAACAGCCCAGACTATCGTGGAATGACATCAGAGGAGGCACTTGAGGACTTCTTGCAGAGGATTGAGCATTATATGGAACAATATCAACCTCTTGATGAAGCCTTGGAAGATCACCTCTCCTTCATGAAAGTCTATAATACAG GGCAGAAGGTGGTCGTTCACAAGCATGAGGGACACATCCAGGCACGTATTGTGTATTACTTGATGAATACTCATGTCACTCCCAGAACCATCTATCTTGCACGA CATGGAGAAAGTGCTTACAACCAATTGGGCAAGATTGGAGGGGACTCTGACTTGAGTGAACGTGGGTGTAAATTTGGAAATGCCCTTGCAGAATACATTAAGGAACAGAAGATACCTAAA TTACGGGTTTGGACCTCTTGGATGAAGCGTACGATTCAGACAGCAGAGGGCATTGATGCTCCTCAGGAAAGGTGGAAGGCACTGAATGAAATTGATGCA GGAATTTGTGAAGAGATGACATATGCTGAAATCAAATCAAAGTTCCCAGAAGACTTTGCTGCTCGTGACCAGAATAAATTCAG CTACCGTTATCCCCGAGGTGAGAGCTATGAGGACTTGGTAGCACGTCTGGAACCTGTAATTATGGAGCTTGAACGCCAGGGAAATGTCCTTCTGATTGCACATCAAGCAGTCCTGAGATGTCTTCTTGCATACTTCCTTGACAAACCTTCTG ATGAGCTGGCCTACATTGAAGTTCCACTCCATACAGTCATCAAACTAACTCCTGTGGCCTATGGATGTGAGGTGGAATATATCTCTCTAAACGTTGAGTGTGTCAACACCCATCGTCCGAGGCCAGAG GTACCAGGAAGTCTGGATCCAGACCTATTCTTTGAAGTTGCAGACATGGACACTTGA
- the LOC119596327 gene encoding 6-phosphofructo-2-kinase/fructose-2,6-bisphosphatase-like isoform X3, with translation MRDKPDVAKTSSTWVSPSPRRRRRPQAMDIPGCVCGRGSGVAGSLSGSMGMNAAWPEENGMSASSSMSTSLLTKTKPFPIRGERANYVNTPHVIVMVGLPARGKTYMAKKLTRYLNWIGIKTKVFNLGEYRRRATHMYKNHNFFRTDNEEAMALRERCAMDALDDVCDWLDNSGGEVAVFDATNTTMHRRRLIYNIIVEKMEYKLFYVESICDDPSIIEANIREVKVNSPDYRGMTSEEALEDFLQRIEHYMEQYQPLDEALEDHLSFMKVYNTGQKVVVHKHEGHIQARIVYYLMNTHVTPRTIYLARHGESAYNQLGKIGGDSDLSERGCKFGNALAEYIKEQKIPKLRVWTSWMKRTIQTAEGIDAPQERWKALNEIDAGICEEMTYAEIKSKFPEDFAARDQNKFSYRYPRGESYEDLVARLEPVIMELERQGNVLLIAHQAVLRCLLAYFLDKPSDELAYIEVPLHTVIKLTPVAYGCEVEYISLNVECVNTHRPRPEVGCKKIQSPIPCALSLQQNSC, from the exons GAGACGTCCCCAAGCCATGGATATCCCAGGATGTGTGTGTGGCCGTGGAAGTGGGGTTGCAGGATCCCTGAGTGGCAGTATGGGTATGAATGCAGCATGGCCAGAGGAGAATGGAATGTCTGCAAGTTCTTCCATGTCTACAAGCCTTCTTACTAAGACAAAACCTTTTCCTATCAGAG GAGAGCGTGCCAATTATGTCAACACACCACATGTCATTGTTATGGTGGGTCTGCCTGCAAGAGGAAAAACCTACATGGCTAAAAAGCTGACAAGGTACCTCAACTGGATTGGCATAAAAACAAAAG TGTTCAACTTGGGCGAGTACCGTCGACGTGCCACCCACATGTACAAGAACCATAACTTCTTCCGTACGGACAATGAGGAAGCAATGGCTCTCAGGGAACGGTGCGCAATGGATGCCCTGGACGATGTTTGTGACTGGCTTGATAATAGTGGGGGAGAAGTTGCT GTCTTTGATGCTACGAATACAACAATGCATCGCCGGCGattaatatacaatatcattGTGGAGAAAATGGAGTACAAGCTGTTCTATGTAGAGTCGATTTGTGACGACCCATCCATCATTgaggcaaatattagg GAGGTAAAGGTAAACAGCCCAGACTATCGTGGAATGACATCAGAGGAGGCACTTGAGGACTTCTTGCAGAGGATTGAGCATTATATGGAACAATATCAACCTCTTGATGAAGCCTTGGAAGATCACCTCTCCTTCATGAAAGTCTATAATACAG GGCAGAAGGTGGTCGTTCACAAGCATGAGGGACACATCCAGGCACGTATTGTGTATTACTTGATGAATACTCATGTCACTCCCAGAACCATCTATCTTGCACGA CATGGAGAAAGTGCTTACAACCAATTGGGCAAGATTGGAGGGGACTCTGACTTGAGTGAACGTGGGTGTAAATTTGGAAATGCCCTTGCAGAATACATTAAGGAACAGAAGATACCTAAA TTACGGGTTTGGACCTCTTGGATGAAGCGTACGATTCAGACAGCAGAGGGCATTGATGCTCCTCAGGAAAGGTGGAAGGCACTGAATGAAATTGATGCA GGAATTTGTGAAGAGATGACATATGCTGAAATCAAATCAAAGTTCCCAGAAGACTTTGCTGCTCGTGACCAGAATAAATTCAG CTACCGTTATCCCCGAGGTGAGAGCTATGAGGACTTGGTAGCACGTCTGGAACCTGTAATTATGGAGCTTGAACGCCAGGGAAATGTCCTTCTGATTGCACATCAAGCAGTCCTGAGATGTCTTCTTGCATACTTCCTTGACAAACCTTCTG ATGAGCTGGCCTACATTGAAGTTCCACTCCATACAGTCATCAAACTAACTCCTGTGGCCTATGGATGTGAGGTGGAATATATCTCTCTAAACGTTGAGTGTGTCAACACCCATCGTCCGAGGCCAGAGGTAGGGTGCAAGAAGATCCAGTCCCCTATACCTTGTGCATTGTCCTTGCAGCAGAACTCGTGCTAG
- the LOC119596327 gene encoding 6-phosphofructo-2-kinase/fructose-2,6-bisphosphatase-like isoform X5, which translates to MRDKPDVAKTSSTWVSPSPRRRRRPQAMDIPGCVCGRGSGVAGSLSGSMGMNAAWPEENGMSASSSMSTSLLTKTKPFPIRGERANYVNTPHVIVMVGLPARGKTYMAKKLTRYLNWIGIKTKVFNLGEYRRRATHMYKNHNFFRTDNEEAMALRERCAMDALDDVCDWLDNSGGEVAVFDATNTTMHRRRLIYNIIVEKMEYKLFYVESICDDPSIIEANIREVKVNSPDYRGMTSEEALEDFLQRIEHYMEQYQPLDEALEDHLSFMKVYNTGQKVVVHKHEGHIQARIVYYLMNTHVTPRTIYLARHGESAYNQLGKIGGDSDLSERGCKFGNALAEYIKEQKIPKLRVWTSWMKRTIQTAEGIDAPQERWKALNEIDAGICEEMTYAEIKSKFPEDFAARDQNKFSYRYPRGESYEDLVARLEPVIMELERQGNVLLIAHQAVLRCLLAYFLDKPSDELAYIEVPLHTVIKLTPVAYGCEVEYISLNVECVNTHRPRPEVPGSLDPDLFFEVADMDT; encoded by the exons GAGACGTCCCCAAGCCATGGATATCCCAGGATGTGTGTGTGGCCGTGGAAGTGGGGTTGCAGGATCCCTGAGTGGCAGTATGGGTATGAATGCAGCATGGCCAGAGGAGAATGGAATGTCTGCAAGTTCTTCCATGTCTACAAGCCTTCTTACTAAGACAAAACCTTTTCCTATCAGAG GAGAGCGTGCCAATTATGTCAACACACCACATGTCATTGTTATGGTGGGTCTGCCTGCAAGAGGAAAAACCTACATGGCTAAAAAGCTGACAAGGTACCTCAACTGGATTGGCATAAAAACAAAAG TGTTCAACTTGGGCGAGTACCGTCGACGTGCCACCCACATGTACAAGAACCATAACTTCTTCCGTACGGACAATGAGGAAGCAATGGCTCTCAGGGAACGGTGCGCAATGGATGCCCTGGACGATGTTTGTGACTGGCTTGATAATAGTGGGGGAGAAGTTGCT GTCTTTGATGCTACGAATACAACAATGCATCGCCGGCGattaatatacaatatcattGTGGAGAAAATGGAGTACAAGCTGTTCTATGTAGAGTCGATTTGTGACGACCCATCCATCATTgaggcaaatattagg GAGGTAAAGGTAAACAGCCCAGACTATCGTGGAATGACATCAGAGGAGGCACTTGAGGACTTCTTGCAGAGGATTGAGCATTATATGGAACAATATCAACCTCTTGATGAAGCCTTGGAAGATCACCTCTCCTTCATGAAAGTCTATAATACAG GGCAGAAGGTGGTCGTTCACAAGCATGAGGGACACATCCAGGCACGTATTGTGTATTACTTGATGAATACTCATGTCACTCCCAGAACCATCTATCTTGCACGA CATGGAGAAAGTGCTTACAACCAATTGGGCAAGATTGGAGGGGACTCTGACTTGAGTGAACGTGGGTGTAAATTTGGAAATGCCCTTGCAGAATACATTAAGGAACAGAAGATACCTAAA TTACGGGTTTGGACCTCTTGGATGAAGCGTACGATTCAGACAGCAGAGGGCATTGATGCTCCTCAGGAAAGGTGGAAGGCACTGAATGAAATTGATGCA GGAATTTGTGAAGAGATGACATATGCTGAAATCAAATCAAAGTTCCCAGAAGACTTTGCTGCTCGTGACCAGAATAAATTCAG CTACCGTTATCCCCGAGGTGAGAGCTATGAGGACTTGGTAGCACGTCTGGAACCTGTAATTATGGAGCTTGAACGCCAGGGAAATGTCCTTCTGATTGCACATCAAGCAGTCCTGAGATGTCTTCTTGCATACTTCCTTGACAAACCTTCTG ATGAGCTGGCCTACATTGAAGTTCCACTCCATACAGTCATCAAACTAACTCCTGTGGCCTATGGATGTGAGGTGGAATATATCTCTCTAAACGTTGAGTGTGTCAACACCCATCGTCCGAGGCCAGAG GTACCAGGAAGTCTGGATCCAGACCTATTCTTTGAAGTTGCAGACATGGACACTTGA
- the LOC119596327 gene encoding 6-phosphofructo-2-kinase/fructose-2,6-bisphosphatase-like isoform X6: MFRHRRLSYRSTCLPNGERANYVNTPHVIVMVGLPARGKTYMAKKLTRYLNWIGIKTKVFNLGEYRRRATHMYKNHNFFRTDNEEAMALRERCAMDALDDVCDWLDNSGGEVAVFDATNTTMHRRRLIYNIIVEKMEYKLFYVESICDDPSIIEANIRDVKINGPDYPRSTPHSSKSPGHPCSQEVKVNSPDYRGMTSEEALEDFLQRIEHYMEQYQPLDEALEDHLSFMKVYNTGQKVVVHKHEGHIQARIVYYLMNTHVTPRTIYLARHGESAYNQLGKIGGDSDLSERGCKFGNALAEYIKEQKIPKLRVWTSWMKRTIQTAEGIDAPQERWKALNEIDAGICEEMTYAEIKSKFPEDFAARDQNKFSYRYPRGESYEDLVARLEPVIMELERQGNVLLIAHQAVLRCLLAYFLDKPSDELAYIEVPLHTVIKLTPVAYGCEVEYISLNVECVNTHRPRPEVGCKKIQSPIPCALSLQQNSC, translated from the exons ATGTTTCGCCACAGGAGACTTAGCTACCGCTCAACTTGCCTCCCAAATG GAGAGCGTGCCAATTATGTCAACACACCACATGTCATTGTTATGGTGGGTCTGCCTGCAAGAGGAAAAACCTACATGGCTAAAAAGCTGACAAGGTACCTCAACTGGATTGGCATAAAAACAAAAG TGTTCAACTTGGGCGAGTACCGTCGACGTGCCACCCACATGTACAAGAACCATAACTTCTTCCGTACGGACAATGAGGAAGCAATGGCTCTCAGGGAACGGTGCGCAATGGATGCCCTGGACGATGTTTGTGACTGGCTTGATAATAGTGGGGGAGAAGTTGCT GTCTTTGATGCTACGAATACAACAATGCATCGCCGGCGattaatatacaatatcattGTGGAGAAAATGGAGTACAAGCTGTTCTATGTAGAGTCGATTTGTGACGACCCATCCATCATTgaggcaaatattagg GATGTGAAGATCAACGGCCCAGACTATCCAAGGTCGACACCTCATAGTAGTAAATCTCCTGGGCATCCTTGCTCTCAA GAGGTAAAGGTAAACAGCCCAGACTATCGTGGAATGACATCAGAGGAGGCACTTGAGGACTTCTTGCAGAGGATTGAGCATTATATGGAACAATATCAACCTCTTGATGAAGCCTTGGAAGATCACCTCTCCTTCATGAAAGTCTATAATACAG GGCAGAAGGTGGTCGTTCACAAGCATGAGGGACACATCCAGGCACGTATTGTGTATTACTTGATGAATACTCATGTCACTCCCAGAACCATCTATCTTGCACGA CATGGAGAAAGTGCTTACAACCAATTGGGCAAGATTGGAGGGGACTCTGACTTGAGTGAACGTGGGTGTAAATTTGGAAATGCCCTTGCAGAATACATTAAGGAACAGAAGATACCTAAA TTACGGGTTTGGACCTCTTGGATGAAGCGTACGATTCAGACAGCAGAGGGCATTGATGCTCCTCAGGAAAGGTGGAAGGCACTGAATGAAATTGATGCA GGAATTTGTGAAGAGATGACATATGCTGAAATCAAATCAAAGTTCCCAGAAGACTTTGCTGCTCGTGACCAGAATAAATTCAG CTACCGTTATCCCCGAGGTGAGAGCTATGAGGACTTGGTAGCACGTCTGGAACCTGTAATTATGGAGCTTGAACGCCAGGGAAATGTCCTTCTGATTGCACATCAAGCAGTCCTGAGATGTCTTCTTGCATACTTCCTTGACAAACCTTCTG ATGAGCTGGCCTACATTGAAGTTCCACTCCATACAGTCATCAAACTAACTCCTGTGGCCTATGGATGTGAGGTGGAATATATCTCTCTAAACGTTGAGTGTGTCAACACCCATCGTCCGAGGCCAGAGGTAGGGTGCAAGAAGATCCAGTCCCCTATACCTTGTGCATTGTCCTTGCAGCAGAACTCGTGCTAG